The Impatiens glandulifera chromosome 8, dImpGla2.1, whole genome shotgun sequence genome includes a window with the following:
- the LOC124912452 gene encoding origin of replication complex subunit 6-like isoform X1 produces the protein MDIADISKKLGLADSKDVIRKATELRRLCDLHFNSSSIGVGEICKAIICLEMAASRFDVIFDRRRATKLSGMSDKAYTRSFNIMQNGLGVKNKVDIRELAIQFGCIRLIPIVLRGLYQYKERFIASLPLSRRASSDFTRPVFTAVAFFLCAKKQKLKVDKIKLIQLCGTSESEFSNVANSMKDLCYDIFGVSKEKDPREMKGNRDALPEKRKLEDGGFSSDEEEEAFYPTPFDGQKKPHQYFILRLSHSRIPKGLLLVL, from the exons ATGGACATAGCAGATATTAGTAAAAAGCTTGGTCTCGCGGATTCGAAGGATGTGATACGAAAAGCTACTGAATTACGTCGTCTTTGTGATCTACACTTCAATTCTTCCTCCATCGGAGTG GGCGAGATTTGCAAGGCAATTATTTGCTTAGAGATGGCTGCCTCAAG ATTTGACGTTATATTTGATCGTCGAAGAGCTACTAAGTTGAGTGGAATGTCTGATAAGGCATACACTAGGTCCTTTAATATTATGCAGAATGGTCTTGGTGTCAA GAACAAGGTTGATATCAGAGAATTAGCTATTCAGTTTGGATGTATCAGGCTAATTCCAATTGTTCTTAGAGGTTTATACCA GTACAAAGAACGTTTCATTGCATCATTGCCACTTTCGCGTCGAGCAAGTTCTGATTTCACTCGACCTGTATTTACTGCTGTTGCGTTCTTCTTATGTGCCAAGAAGCAAAAG CTCAAGGTAGACAAGATTAAGTTAATTCAGCTTTGTGGCACATCTGAATCAGAGTTTTCTAAT GTAGCTAACTCAATGAAGGATCTTTGTTATGATATATTTGGTGTATCAAAAGAAAAGGACCCAAGAGAAATGAAAGGAAATAGAG ATGCATTACCAGAAAAAAGAAAACTTGAGGATGGTGGTTTTTCatctgatgaagaagaagag gCATTCTATCCCACACCATTCGATGGACAAAAAAAACCACATCAATACTTCATCCTTcgtctttctcactctagaattccaaaaggcCTTCTtcttgtcttgtga
- the LOC124912452 gene encoding origin of replication complex subunit 6-like isoform X2 yields MDIADISKKLGLADSKDVIRKATELRRLCDLHFNSSSIGVGEICKAIICLEMAASRFDVIFDRRRATKLSGMSDKAYTRSFNIMQNGLGVKNKVDIRELAIQFGCIRLIPIVLRGLYQYKERFIASLPLSRRASSDFTRPVFTAVAFFLCAKKQKLKVDKIKLIQLCGTSESEFSNVANSMKDLCYDIFGVSKEKDPREMKGNRDALPEKRKLEDGGFSSDEEEEALCYRKHKRMEHEYKEN; encoded by the exons ATGGACATAGCAGATATTAGTAAAAAGCTTGGTCTCGCGGATTCGAAGGATGTGATACGAAAAGCTACTGAATTACGTCGTCTTTGTGATCTACACTTCAATTCTTCCTCCATCGGAGTG GGCGAGATTTGCAAGGCAATTATTTGCTTAGAGATGGCTGCCTCAAG ATTTGACGTTATATTTGATCGTCGAAGAGCTACTAAGTTGAGTGGAATGTCTGATAAGGCATACACTAGGTCCTTTAATATTATGCAGAATGGTCTTGGTGTCAA GAACAAGGTTGATATCAGAGAATTAGCTATTCAGTTTGGATGTATCAGGCTAATTCCAATTGTTCTTAGAGGTTTATACCA GTACAAAGAACGTTTCATTGCATCATTGCCACTTTCGCGTCGAGCAAGTTCTGATTTCACTCGACCTGTATTTACTGCTGTTGCGTTCTTCTTATGTGCCAAGAAGCAAAAG CTCAAGGTAGACAAGATTAAGTTAATTCAGCTTTGTGGCACATCTGAATCAGAGTTTTCTAAT GTAGCTAACTCAATGAAGGATCTTTGTTATGATATATTTGGTGTATCAAAAGAAAAGGACCCAAGAGAAATGAAAGGAAATAGAG ATGCATTACCAGAAAAAAGAAAACTTGAGGATGGTGGTTTTTCatctgatgaagaagaagag GCTTTATGTTATAGGAAGCACAAGCGCATGGAACATGAGTACAAGGAAAATTAG